The proteins below come from a single Kitasatospora sp. NBC_00315 genomic window:
- a CDS encoding phosphoadenylyl-sulfate reductase has translation MTSTVDYEAVATAAGRDLEEASAQDVLRWAADTFGKRFCVTSSMEDAVVAHLASSVFPGVDVVFLDTGYHFAETIGTRDAVAAVMPVNVITLKPLQSVAEQDAEYGPNLHDRDPDLCCALRKVEPLNRGLGGYDAWATGLRRDESPTRAGTPVVSWDAKRRKVKIAPIARWTQEDVDAYVAANGVLLNPLLWEGYTSVGCSPLSCTRKPAEGEEGRAGRWADSGKTECGIHL, from the coding sequence ATGACCAGCACGGTTGACTACGAGGCGGTGGCCACCGCCGCCGGTCGCGACCTGGAGGAGGCGTCCGCGCAGGACGTGCTCCGCTGGGCCGCCGACACCTTCGGCAAGCGCTTCTGTGTGACCTCCTCGATGGAGGACGCGGTCGTCGCGCACCTCGCCTCCTCCGTCTTCCCGGGCGTGGACGTGGTGTTCCTCGACACCGGCTACCACTTCGCCGAGACCATCGGCACCCGCGACGCGGTGGCCGCCGTGATGCCGGTCAACGTCATCACCCTCAAGCCGCTGCAGAGCGTGGCCGAGCAGGACGCCGAGTACGGGCCGAACCTGCACGACCGCGACCCGGACCTGTGCTGCGCGCTGCGCAAGGTCGAACCGCTGAACCGCGGCCTCGGCGGGTACGACGCCTGGGCCACCGGGCTGCGCCGCGACGAGTCGCCGACCCGGGCCGGCACACCGGTGGTCTCCTGGGACGCCAAGCGCCGCAAGGTGAAGATCGCCCCGATCGCCCGCTGGACGCAGGAGGACGTGGACGCCTACGTCGCGGCCAACGGCGTCCTGCTCAACCCGCTGCTGTGGGAGGGCTACACCTCGGTCGGCTGCTCGCCGCTGTCGTGCACCCGCAAGCCCGCCGAGGGCGAGGAGGGCCGGGCCGGCCGCTGGGCCGACTCGGGCAAGACCGAGTGCGGCATCCACCTCTGA
- a CDS encoding ABC transporter ATP-binding protein, translating to MSPALTTSEDAPGVGVLDGSPAVRISHVHKSFGRPGAATHVLDDITLDVAPGEFVTLLGASGCGKSTLLNLVAGLDKPSSGSIEVPGGRPSLMFQEHALFPWLTAGRNIELALRLNGVARPERRPEAERLLELVRLGGSYGKRVHELSGGMRQRVAMARALAQGSSVLLMDEPFAALDAITRDVLHDEITRIWAEQKLTVLFVTHNVREAVRLAQRVVLLSSRPGRVAREWRIDLPQPRRIESAGVADLSIEITEELRGEIRRHGQH from the coding sequence ATGAGCCCGGCACTGACCACCTCGGAAGACGCCCCCGGCGTCGGCGTCCTGGACGGCTCCCCCGCCGTCCGGATCTCGCACGTCCACAAGTCCTTCGGCCGCCCCGGCGCCGCGACCCACGTGCTGGACGACATCACGCTCGACGTCGCGCCCGGCGAGTTCGTCACACTGCTCGGCGCCTCCGGCTGCGGCAAGTCCACCCTGCTCAACCTGGTCGCCGGCCTCGACAAGCCCTCCTCGGGCAGCATCGAGGTGCCCGGTGGGCGCCCCTCCCTGATGTTCCAGGAGCACGCGCTCTTCCCGTGGCTCACCGCCGGCAGGAACATCGAACTCGCCCTGCGACTGAACGGCGTGGCCCGCCCCGAGCGCCGCCCCGAGGCCGAGCGGCTGCTGGAGCTGGTGCGCCTCGGCGGCTCCTACGGCAAGCGGGTGCACGAGCTCTCCGGCGGCATGCGCCAGCGGGTGGCGATGGCCCGCGCGCTCGCGCAGGGCAGCTCCGTCCTGCTGATGGACGAGCCGTTCGCCGCGCTCGACGCGATCACCCGGGACGTCCTGCACGACGAGATCACCCGGATCTGGGCCGAGCAGAAGCTCACCGTCCTGTTCGTCACGCACAACGTGCGCGAGGCCGTCCGCCTCGCGCAGCGCGTGGTGCTCCTCTCCTCCCGCCCCGGCCGGGTCGCCCGTGAGTGGCGGATCGACCTCCCGCAGCCGCGCCGTATCGAGTCCGCCGGCGTCGCGGACCTGTCCATCGAGATCACCGAAGAACTGCGTGGGGAGATCCGCCGCCATGGCCAGCACTGA
- a CDS encoding ABC transporter permease, with protein MASTDTAPGLVKDGAADSASVEAGLDALDTVAAQGDSFGRQLRKKALPPLLGVLLVLVLWQGAYSLELTTPDKLPSPLDVWHALGDLWTAGTLFEIIWTSVWRGLSGFVIAVAIGTPIGLLVARVKPVRAAVGPILSGLQSLPSVAWVPPAVIWLGINNQMMYAVILLGAVPSVANGLVAGIDQVPPLFLRAGRTLGATGLSGARHVLLPAALPGYLAGLKQGWAFSWRSLMAAELVASSPDLGQGLGRYLENQREFSEMSGVLLGIVLILIVGIAIELLVFAPIERRVLRNRGLLAAAR; from the coding sequence ATGGCCAGCACTGACACCGCCCCCGGCCTCGTCAAGGACGGCGCCGCGGACTCGGCCAGCGTCGAGGCCGGCCTGGACGCCCTGGACACCGTCGCCGCCCAGGGCGACTCGTTCGGCCGGCAGCTGCGCAAGAAGGCCCTGCCGCCGCTGCTCGGCGTGCTCCTGGTGCTCGTCCTGTGGCAGGGCGCGTACAGCCTGGAGCTCACCACCCCCGACAAGCTGCCCAGCCCGCTGGACGTGTGGCACGCGCTCGGCGACCTCTGGACCGCCGGCACCCTGTTCGAGATCATCTGGACCAGCGTCTGGCGCGGCCTGTCCGGCTTCGTCATCGCGGTCGCCATCGGCACCCCGATCGGCCTGCTGGTCGCCCGGGTCAAGCCGGTCCGCGCGGCCGTCGGCCCGATCCTCTCCGGGCTGCAGTCCCTGCCCTCGGTGGCGTGGGTGCCGCCCGCGGTCATCTGGCTCGGGATCAACAACCAGATGATGTACGCGGTCATCCTGCTCGGCGCCGTCCCCTCGGTCGCCAACGGCCTGGTGGCCGGCATCGACCAGGTTCCGCCGCTGTTCCTGCGGGCCGGCCGCACCCTCGGCGCCACCGGGCTCTCCGGCGCCCGGCACGTCCTGCTCCCGGCCGCGCTGCCCGGCTACCTGGCCGGCCTCAAGCAGGGCTGGGCGTTCTCCTGGCGCTCGCTGATGGCCGCCGAGCTGGTGGCCAGCTCCCCCGACCTCGGGCAGGGCCTCGGCCGCTACCTGGAGAACCAGCGCGAGTTCTCGGAGATGTCCGGGGTACTGCTCGGCATCGTCCTGATCCTGATCGTCGGCATCGCCATCGAGCTGCTGGTGTTCGCCCCGATCGAGCGCCGGGTGCTGCGCAACCGCGGCCTGCTCGCCGCCGCCCGGTAG
- a CDS encoding sirohydrochlorin chelatase, translating to MFAGRLPAAPPAGSPALVLIAHGSRDPRHAATVEALVRRVHDLRPALEVVTAYLEFCAPRLPQVTGRLAGAPAVAVPLLLNRAFHAKTDIPAALREAGADLPLADVLGPSPLLLDALERRLAEAGLDVGSAAVRAGTGVVLAAAGSSDPAADRATRALAADWQRSRGWAGVEVAYAATAARGARVPEAIGLLRAAGAARVAVAPYLLAPGLLPDRIAAAADGADLTAGVLGAAPEVARLLLRRYDRARRAAADHPSALTA from the coding sequence ATGTTCGCCGGCCGGCTGCCCGCTGCTCCACCGGCGGGCAGCCCTGCCCTGGTGCTGATCGCCCACGGCAGCCGCGACCCCCGGCACGCGGCCACCGTCGAGGCGCTGGTCCGGCGGGTCCACGATCTGCGGCCCGCGCTGGAGGTCGTCACCGCCTACCTGGAGTTCTGCGCCCCGCGCCTGCCGCAGGTCACCGGGCGCCTGGCCGGCGCCCCCGCCGTCGCCGTGCCGCTGCTGCTCAACCGGGCCTTCCACGCCAAGACGGACATCCCGGCCGCCCTGCGGGAGGCCGGCGCCGACCTTCCGCTGGCCGACGTCCTCGGCCCCTCCCCCCTGCTGCTCGACGCACTGGAACGCCGGCTCGCGGAGGCCGGGCTGGACGTCGGCTCGGCCGCCGTCCGGGCGGGGACGGGCGTCGTGCTCGCCGCCGCCGGCTCCTCCGATCCCGCCGCCGACCGCGCCACCCGGGCACTCGCGGCCGACTGGCAGCGGAGCAGGGGCTGGGCCGGTGTCGAGGTCGCGTACGCCGCGACCGCCGCCCGCGGCGCCCGGGTGCCCGAGGCGATCGGCCTCCTGCGGGCGGCCGGCGCCGCCCGGGTCGCCGTCGCCCCGTACCTGCTCGCCCCCGGACTGCTGCCCGACCGGATCGCGGCCGCCGCCGACGGCGCCGACCTCACCGCCGGCGTGCTCGGCGCCGCGCCGGAGGTCGCCCGCCTGCTGCTGCGGCGCTACGACCGGGCCCGGCGGGCGGCGGCCGACCACCCCTCGGCCCTGACCGCCTGA
- a CDS encoding nitrite/sulfite reductase, whose protein sequence is MATTPEPVEPQEASAPAPRPAAARKVTRHRGEGQWAMGHFTPLNANEQFKKDDDGLNVRTRIETIYAKRGFDSIDPADLRGRMRWWGLYTQRKEGIDGGKTAILDPHELDAEYFMLRVRIDGGRLTVAQLKAIAEVSELYGRNTADLTDRQNVQYHWIRIEDMPAIWQKLEAVGLSTTEACGDTPRVILGSPVAGIAEDEIIDGSPAIDEIQRRFIGNPEFSNLPRKFKSAISGSPLLDVAHEINDIAFVGVVHPEHGPGFDLWVGGGLSTNPKLGVRLGAWVPLEEVADVYGGVIGIFRDYGYRRLRNRARLKFLVADWGKDKFRQVLEDEYLKYKLVDGPAPKEPSGTWRDHVGVHRQQDGRFYVGFAPRVGRVDGKLLGAIADLAAAHGSDRLRTTAEQKMIVLDVAEDRVESLVAGLEALDLRVTPSPFRRGTMACTGIEYCKLAIVETKERGRTLIDELEKRLPDFAEPLTININGCPNACARIQVADIGLKGQLVTDENGEQVEGYQVHLGGALGLEAGFGRKVRGLKVTKDGLPDYIERVLGRFQAERTEGERFAQWTARAGEEALS, encoded by the coding sequence ATGGCCACCACTCCCGAACCGGTCGAGCCCCAGGAAGCGAGCGCCCCGGCGCCACGCCCCGCCGCCGCCCGCAAGGTGACCCGCCACCGCGGCGAGGGCCAGTGGGCCATGGGGCACTTCACACCGCTGAACGCCAACGAGCAGTTCAAGAAGGACGACGACGGTCTCAACGTGCGGACACGCATTGAGACGATCTACGCCAAGCGCGGCTTCGACTCGATCGATCCGGCCGACCTTCGCGGCCGGATGCGCTGGTGGGGTCTGTACACCCAGCGCAAGGAGGGCATCGACGGCGGCAAGACCGCGATCCTCGACCCGCACGAGCTGGACGCCGAGTACTTCATGCTCCGGGTGCGCATCGACGGCGGCCGCCTGACCGTGGCCCAGCTGAAGGCGATCGCCGAGGTCTCCGAGCTCTACGGCCGCAACACCGCCGACCTGACCGACCGGCAGAACGTCCAGTACCACTGGATCCGGATCGAGGACATGCCGGCGATCTGGCAGAAGCTGGAGGCCGTCGGGCTCTCCACCACCGAGGCCTGCGGCGACACCCCGCGTGTCATCCTCGGCTCGCCGGTGGCCGGCATCGCCGAGGACGAGATCATCGACGGCAGCCCGGCCATCGACGAGATCCAGCGCCGCTTCATCGGCAACCCGGAGTTCTCCAACCTGCCGCGCAAGTTCAAGTCGGCGATCTCCGGCTCGCCGCTGCTGGACGTCGCGCACGAGATCAACGACATCGCCTTCGTCGGCGTCGTCCACCCCGAGCACGGGCCGGGCTTCGACCTCTGGGTCGGCGGCGGCCTCTCCACCAACCCCAAGCTCGGCGTGCGGCTCGGCGCCTGGGTCCCGCTGGAGGAGGTCGCGGACGTCTACGGCGGCGTCATCGGCATCTTCCGCGACTACGGCTACCGCCGGCTGCGCAACCGCGCCCGGTTGAAGTTCCTGGTCGCCGACTGGGGCAAGGACAAGTTCCGCCAGGTGCTGGAGGACGAGTACCTCAAGTACAAGCTGGTCGACGGCCCCGCGCCGAAGGAGCCCAGCGGCACCTGGCGCGACCACGTCGGCGTGCACCGCCAGCAGGACGGCCGTTTCTACGTCGGCTTCGCGCCGCGCGTCGGCCGGGTGGACGGCAAGCTGCTCGGTGCCATCGCCGACCTCGCCGCCGCGCACGGCTCGGACCGCCTGCGGACCACCGCCGAGCAGAAGATGATCGTCCTGGACGTCGCCGAGGACCGGGTCGAGTCGCTGGTGGCCGGCCTGGAGGCGCTGGACCTGCGGGTCACCCCGTCCCCGTTCCGCCGCGGCACGATGGCCTGCACCGGCATCGAGTACTGCAAGCTCGCCATCGTCGAGACCAAGGAGCGCGGCCGCACGCTCATCGACGAGCTGGAGAAGCGCCTGCCGGACTTCGCCGAGCCGCTCACCATCAACATCAACGGCTGCCCGAACGCCTGCGCCCGCATCCAGGTCGCCGACATCGGCCTCAAGGGCCAGCTCGTCACCGACGAGAACGGCGAGCAGGTCGAGGGCTACCAGGTGCACCTGGGCGGCGCGCTGGGCCTGGAGGCCGGCTTCGGCCGCAAGGTCCGCGGCCTCAAGGTCACCAAGGACGGCCTGCCGGACTACATCGAGCGGGTGCTGGGCCGGTTCCAGGCCGAGCGCACCGAGGGCGAGCGGTTCGCCCAGTGGACCGCCAGGGCCGGCGAGGAGGCCCTCTCGTGA
- the cysD gene encoding sulfate adenylyltransferase subunit CysD, translated as MTTATHTLPDATDENPGGPFALSHLDALEAESVHIFREVAGEFERPVILFSGGKDSIVMLHLALKAFWPAPVPFALLHVDTGHNFPEVLDYRDRAVAEHGLRLHVAHVQDFIDDGRLRERPDGLRNPLQTVPLLDGIESNKFDAVFGGGRRDEEKARAKERVFSLRDEFGAWDPRRQRPELWSLYNGKHAVGEHVRVFPLSNWTELDVWQYIEREKIDLPEIYYAHEREVFARNGMWLTAGEWGGPKESETVERRLVRYRTVGDMSCTGAVDSDAATIGDVIAEIAASRLTERGATRADDKMSEAAMEDRKREGYF; from the coding sequence ATGACGACCGCGACCCACACCCTGCCGGACGCCACCGACGAAAACCCGGGCGGGCCCTTCGCCCTCTCCCACCTCGACGCCCTCGAGGCGGAGTCGGTGCACATCTTCCGGGAGGTGGCCGGCGAGTTCGAGCGCCCGGTGATCCTCTTCTCCGGCGGCAAGGACTCCATCGTCATGCTGCACCTGGCGCTGAAGGCCTTCTGGCCGGCGCCGGTGCCCTTCGCCCTGCTGCACGTCGACACCGGCCACAACTTCCCCGAGGTGCTGGACTACCGGGACCGCGCGGTGGCCGAGCACGGCCTGCGGCTGCACGTGGCCCACGTCCAGGACTTCATCGACGACGGCCGGCTGCGCGAGCGCCCGGACGGCCTGCGCAACCCGCTGCAGACCGTCCCGCTGCTGGACGGCATCGAGTCCAACAAGTTCGACGCCGTCTTCGGCGGCGGCCGCCGCGACGAGGAGAAGGCCCGCGCCAAGGAGCGCGTCTTCTCCCTGCGCGACGAGTTCGGCGCCTGGGACCCGCGCCGCCAGCGGCCCGAGCTGTGGAGCCTCTACAACGGCAAGCACGCGGTCGGCGAGCACGTGCGCGTCTTCCCGCTCTCCAACTGGACCGAGCTGGACGTCTGGCAGTACATCGAGCGGGAGAAGATCGATCTCCCCGAGATCTACTACGCCCACGAGCGCGAGGTCTTCGCCCGCAACGGCATGTGGCTGACCGCCGGCGAGTGGGGCGGCCCCAAGGAGAGCGAGACCGTCGAGCGGCGCCTGGTGCGCTACCGCACGGTCGGCGACATGTCCTGCACCGGCGCGGTCGACTCGGACGCGGCGACCATCGGCGACGTGATCGCCGAGATCGCCGCCAGCCGGCTCACCGAGCGAGGAGCGACCCGGGCGGACGACAAGATGTCCGAGGCCGCCATGGAAGACCGTAAGCGCGAGGGGTACTTCTAG
- the cysC gene encoding adenylyl-sulfate kinase: MAADGAAEAARAAAPCERGATVWLTGLPSAGKTTLAFALAERLRSEGHQVEVLDGDEIREFLSKGLGFSQEDRHTNVTRIGFVAEKLAAHGVKVLAPVIAPYAGSRAAVRERHTAAGTEFLEIHVATPVEVCSERDVKGLYAKQAAGEISHLTGVDDPYEAPENPELRLETHGRSVADSAAELHAFLTTKGLA; encoded by the coding sequence CTGGCCGCTGACGGAGCCGCAGAGGCGGCCCGTGCGGCCGCCCCCTGCGAGCGCGGCGCCACGGTGTGGCTGACCGGGCTGCCCAGCGCGGGCAAGACCACCCTCGCCTTCGCCCTCGCCGAGCGGCTGCGCTCCGAGGGCCACCAGGTGGAGGTCCTGGACGGTGACGAGATCCGGGAGTTCCTCTCCAAGGGCCTCGGGTTCAGCCAGGAGGACCGGCACACCAACGTGACCCGGATCGGGTTCGTGGCCGAGAAGCTCGCCGCCCACGGCGTCAAGGTGCTCGCCCCGGTCATCGCGCCGTACGCCGGCTCACGCGCCGCCGTCCGCGAGCGGCACACCGCCGCCGGTACGGAGTTCCTGGAGATCCACGTCGCCACCCCGGTGGAGGTCTGCTCGGAGCGCGACGTCAAGGGCCTGTACGCCAAGCAGGCGGCCGGCGAGATCTCCCACCTGACCGGCGTGGACGACCCGTACGAGGCCCCGGAGAACCCGGAGCTGCGCCTTGAGACGCACGGCCGTTCGGTGGCCGACTCGGCCGCCGAACTGCACGCCTTCCTGACCACGAAGGGGCTGGCATGA
- a CDS encoding aliphatic sulfonate ABC transporter substrate-binding protein, giving the protein MASNQSLPHSAARPAAGRIRRSAVAAVAGLTAVTLLTACGYGSKSTDKTSPAAAPVAGSGSAVKLSADTVKIGYFANLTHGTPLIGLKEGIFQKELGATQIKPQIFNAGPAEIEALNAGSIDIGWIGPSPAINGYTKSEGKSLKIIGGSASGGVKLVVNPDKVTSLDDLKGKKIATPQLGNTQDVALLNYLATKGLKVDANTGAGDVSVVRTDNKVTPDAYKSGAIDGAWVPEPTASKLVTLGAKVLLNEKSLWPDNKFVITNIIVSQKFLKEHPDVVEAVLRGSVNTNAFIKANPDKAKASANAAIKEAAGNALEPAVLDPAWQDIDFLDDPLAGTLQSEADHAVTAGLLKKPDLTGIYDLTLLNKVLKAAGQSAVADAGLGTK; this is encoded by the coding sequence ATGGCCTCGAACCAGTCCCTGCCCCATAGCGCCGCACGCCCCGCCGCCGGCCGGATCAGACGCTCCGCCGTGGCGGCGGTGGCCGGCCTCACCGCCGTCACCCTGCTGACCGCCTGCGGCTACGGCTCCAAGAGCACCGACAAGACCTCCCCCGCGGCCGCCCCGGTGGCCGGCTCCGGCTCCGCCGTCAAGCTCTCCGCCGACACGGTGAAGATCGGCTACTTCGCCAACCTCACCCACGGCACCCCCCTGATCGGCCTGAAGGAAGGCATCTTCCAGAAGGAGCTGGGCGCCACCCAGATCAAGCCGCAGATCTTCAACGCCGGCCCGGCCGAGATCGAGGCGCTGAACGCCGGCTCGATCGACATCGGCTGGATCGGCCCCTCCCCGGCGATCAACGGCTACACCAAGTCGGAGGGCAAGTCGCTGAAGATCATCGGCGGTTCGGCCTCCGGCGGCGTCAAGCTGGTGGTCAACCCCGACAAGGTCACCTCGCTGGACGACCTCAAGGGCAAGAAGATCGCGACCCCGCAGCTGGGCAACACCCAGGACGTGGCGCTGCTCAACTACCTCGCCACCAAGGGCCTCAAGGTCGACGCCAACACCGGCGCCGGCGACGTCTCGGTGGTCCGTACGGACAACAAGGTCACCCCGGACGCCTACAAGTCCGGTGCGATCGACGGCGCCTGGGTGCCCGAGCCGACCGCCTCCAAGCTGGTCACGCTCGGCGCGAAGGTGCTGCTGAACGAGAAGTCGCTCTGGCCGGACAACAAGTTCGTGATCACCAACATCATCGTGTCCCAGAAGTTCCTCAAGGAGCACCCGGACGTGGTGGAGGCCGTACTGCGCGGCTCGGTGAACACCAACGCCTTCATCAAGGCCAACCCGGACAAGGCCAAGGCCTCCGCCAACGCCGCCATCAAGGAGGCGGCCGGCAACGCGCTGGAGCCCGCCGTCCTCGACCCGGCCTGGCAGGACATCGACTTCCTGGACGACCCGCTGGCCGGCACCCTGCAGTCCGAGGCCGACCACGCGGTGACCGCCGGTCTGCTGAAGAAGCCCGACCTGACCGGGATCTACGACCTGACCCTGCTCAACAAGGTGCTCAAGGCCGCCGGTCAGAGCGCCGTGGCGGACGCCGGGCTCGGCACCAAGTAG
- a CDS encoding putative leader peptide yields the protein MPSAGTTLVGRLHVDLLRVSSAICPVT from the coding sequence ATGCCAAGCGCCGGAACCACCCTGGTTGGTCGACTCCACGTCGATCTCCTTCGCGTGTCCAGCGCCATCTGTCCGGTGACCTGA
- a CDS encoding sulfate adenylyltransferase subunit 1 → MSTDLHTNSTAPASGENPFGEEASATALLRFATAGSVDDGKSTLVGRLLHDSKSVLADQLEAVERVSLGRGQETPDLALLTDGLRAEREQGITIDVAYRYFATPRRRFILADTPGHVQYTRNMVTGASTAELAVVLVDARNGVVEQTRRHAAVAALLRVPHVVLAVNKMDLVDYAEPVFAAIAEEFTAYAASLGVTDVVAVPISALAGDNVVEPSAHMDWYGGPTLLEHLETVPVGSDPSQEPVRFPVQYVIRPQNADFPDYRGYAGQLASGVLRKGDAVTVLPSGHTTTVVGIDALGRETDVAWAPQSVTVRLAEDIDVSRGDLIAGGRIPVPTKDVVATVCHLHERPLRIGDKVLLKHTTRTVRALVKEIGYRIDIDSLEQRSGADGLSVNDIGHVTLRTSEPLSLDDYTDNRRTGSFLLIDPADGTTLTAGMAGEAFDTVAVDAADEEDWV, encoded by the coding sequence ATGTCGACCGATCTGCACACCAACTCGACGGCCCCCGCCTCCGGTGAGAACCCGTTCGGCGAGGAGGCCTCGGCCACCGCGCTGCTGCGCTTCGCCACCGCGGGCTCCGTCGACGACGGCAAGTCCACCCTGGTGGGCCGGCTGCTGCACGACTCCAAGTCGGTGCTGGCCGACCAGCTGGAGGCCGTCGAGCGCGTCTCGCTCGGCCGCGGCCAGGAGACCCCGGACCTCGCACTGCTCACCGACGGCCTGCGCGCCGAGCGCGAGCAGGGCATCACCATCGACGTCGCGTACCGCTACTTCGCCACCCCGCGCCGGCGGTTCATCCTCGCCGACACCCCCGGCCACGTGCAGTACACCCGCAACATGGTGACCGGCGCCTCCACCGCCGAACTCGCCGTGGTGCTGGTCGACGCCCGCAACGGCGTGGTCGAGCAGACCCGCCGGCACGCCGCCGTCGCCGCGCTGCTGCGGGTGCCGCACGTCGTGCTGGCCGTCAACAAGATGGACCTGGTCGACTACGCGGAGCCGGTCTTCGCCGCGATCGCCGAGGAGTTCACCGCGTACGCGGCCTCGCTCGGCGTGACCGACGTCGTCGCCGTGCCGATCTCGGCCCTGGCCGGCGACAACGTGGTCGAGCCGTCCGCCCACATGGACTGGTACGGCGGACCGACCCTGCTGGAGCACCTGGAGACGGTGCCGGTCGGCAGCGACCCGAGCCAGGAGCCGGTCCGCTTCCCCGTCCAGTACGTGATCCGCCCGCAGAACGCCGACTTCCCGGACTACCGGGGCTACGCCGGCCAGCTGGCCTCCGGCGTGCTGCGCAAGGGCGACGCGGTGACGGTCCTGCCGTCCGGCCACACCACCACGGTCGTGGGCATCGACGCGCTCGGCCGCGAGACGGACGTCGCCTGGGCCCCCCAGTCGGTCACCGTCCGCCTCGCCGAGGACATCGACGTCTCGCGCGGCGACCTGATCGCCGGCGGCCGGATCCCGGTGCCGACCAAGGACGTCGTCGCGACCGTCTGCCACCTGCACGAGCGGCCGCTGCGGATCGGGGACAAGGTGCTGCTCAAGCACACCACCCGGACCGTGCGCGCGCTGGTCAAGGAGATCGGCTACCGCATCGACATCGACTCCCTGGAGCAGCGCTCCGGCGCCGACGGCCTGTCGGTCAACGACATAGGCCACGTCACGCTGCGCACCTCCGAGCCGCTGTCCCTCGACGACTACACCGACAACCGCCGGACCGGGTCCTTCCTGCTGATCGACCCGGCCGACGGCACCACCCTCACCGCCGGCATGGCGGGCGAGGCCTTCGACACGGTCGCGGTCGACGCGGCAGACGAGGAGGACTGGGTCTGA
- a CDS encoding YihY/virulence factor BrkB family protein — translation MQPAGEITRPTPERPSRRRGKGSRRAVKRVTWRSTAWVLIKETTNTCVEYRVTGLAAEAAFFTLLSIPPLLLCLAGTLGYLDAFLGAGTIDKLKQDIVSASGTVLSQSSVHQIVEPLLHGVFDDKRPDLISIGFLLSLWSGSRALYIFIDTITVMYGLDGKRGIVKTRLLSLGLYLGALVIGSLVLPLLVAGPGLVMNALPNSAALVSALYWPVAILLLVVFLTTLYHLAVPVSTPWREDIPGALVALVVLVVCSLALRLYLVSSVEGHSVYGSLAAPVAVLLWIFVVALAVLIGAAMNAALDRRWPTLETADARAENERANEEAAAAVVREVAARRAVERARRARELGLAEGVEDESEEEGDEGAVPSEYPERWADVLAPENVKGRLASRGPHHRPTPPPPDSDRPAEPLPAPPVHPGAPGPDPGRVMPGQPPQLQPPRPPRPPWE, via the coding sequence GTGCAACCAGCAGGCGAAATCACGAGACCGACTCCCGAGCGCCCCTCGCGGCGGCGGGGCAAGGGCTCCCGGCGCGCGGTCAAGCGGGTCACCTGGCGCAGTACGGCCTGGGTGCTGATCAAGGAGACCACCAACACCTGCGTCGAGTACCGGGTGACCGGCCTCGCCGCCGAGGCGGCGTTCTTCACCCTGCTCTCGATCCCGCCCCTGCTGCTCTGTCTGGCCGGCACCCTCGGCTACCTCGACGCGTTCCTCGGCGCAGGCACCATCGACAAGCTCAAGCAGGACATCGTCTCGGCATCCGGGACGGTGCTCTCGCAGTCGTCGGTCCACCAGATCGTCGAACCGCTGCTGCACGGCGTCTTCGACGACAAGCGGCCCGACCTGATCTCGATCGGCTTCCTGCTCTCGCTCTGGTCCGGCTCCCGGGCGCTCTACATCTTCATCGACACCATCACCGTGATGTACGGCCTGGACGGCAAGCGCGGCATCGTCAAGACCCGCCTGCTGTCACTGGGCCTCTATCTGGGCGCGCTGGTGATCGGCTCGCTGGTCCTGCCCCTGCTGGTGGCCGGCCCCGGCCTGGTGATGAACGCGCTGCCCAACTCGGCCGCACTGGTGAGCGCGCTGTACTGGCCGGTGGCGATCCTGCTGCTGGTGGTCTTCCTCACCACCCTCTACCACCTGGCCGTGCCCGTCTCCACACCCTGGCGCGAGGACATCCCCGGCGCACTGGTGGCACTGGTCGTGCTGGTGGTCTGCAGCCTGGCACTGCGCCTCTACCTGGTGAGCTCCGTCGAGGGCCACTCGGTGTACGGGTCGCTGGCGGCGCCGGTGGCCGTCCTGCTCTGGATCTTCGTGGTCGCGCTGGCCGTGCTGATCGGCGCCGCGATGAACGCCGCCCTGGACCGCCGCTGGCCGACCCTGGAGACCGCCGACGCCCGCGCGGAGAACGAGCGCGCCAACGAGGAGGCCGCCGCCGCCGTGGTCCGCGAGGTCGCGGCCCGCCGGGCGGTCGAGCGGGCCAGGCGGGCCCGCGAGCTCGGCCTGGCCGAGGGGGTCGAGGACGAGTCCGAGGAGGAGGGGGACGAGGGCGCGGTGCCCTCCGAGTACCCCGAGCGCTGGGCCGACGTCCTGGCGCCGGAGAACGTCAAGGGCCGGCTCGCCTCCCGCGGCCCGCACCACCGGCCGACGCCGCCCCCGCCCGACAGCGACCGCCCCGCCGAGCCCTTGCCCGCTCCGCCCGTGCACCCGGGGGCGCCCGGCCCGGACCCCGGCCGGGTGATGCCGGGGCAGCCGCCGCAGCTCCAGCCGCCCCGCCCGCCCCGGCCTCCCTGGGAGTAG